The Nocardia arthritidis genome has a window encoding:
- a CDS encoding MFS transporter, with product MPTPPGARRRLPTWLTPNLRVLCGVSFLADTAGELLYPILPIFLTVTLGAPAAVVGAVEGAAEAAAALTKIAAGRLGDRYRKRPLIALGYALAALGKVIVAAAFAWPLVLAGRCVDRLGKGVRGAPRDALLMVGADPAVKGRIFGVHRTMDTLGAVVGPALGLALYELLDHRMRPLLVLAVVPALAAVALVAAVRENSSGATNRTVDEPDDPSSQRFSTRLKTLIAVLTVFSLVNFPDSLLLLRAHQLGLSVAGVIGAYIAYNAAYALLSYPAGAVSDMLPRQFVFAAGLACFAVGYLGLGFATSPGWVFVVLPIYGGFAAATDGVGKAWIADIAPAARQSTAQGIYQGLTGGAILAAGLWAGLAWYADGRIPLLISGATALALAVALVLAGERLHR from the coding sequence ATGCCGACTCCGCCGGGTGCCCGTCGCCGCCTGCCGACCTGGCTGACGCCGAATCTCCGGGTGCTGTGCGGGGTCAGCTTCCTCGCCGACACCGCAGGCGAGTTGCTGTATCCGATTCTGCCGATCTTCCTCACCGTCACCCTCGGCGCGCCCGCCGCCGTGGTCGGCGCGGTCGAAGGCGCGGCCGAGGCGGCCGCCGCGCTGACCAAGATCGCCGCGGGCCGCCTCGGGGACCGCTACCGCAAGCGGCCGTTGATCGCGCTCGGATACGCGCTCGCCGCGCTCGGCAAGGTCATCGTCGCCGCGGCGTTCGCCTGGCCGCTCGTGCTCGCCGGGCGCTGTGTGGACCGGCTCGGCAAGGGCGTGCGCGGGGCACCCCGCGATGCCCTGCTGATGGTCGGCGCCGATCCCGCGGTCAAGGGCCGCATATTCGGGGTCCACCGCACCATGGACACGCTCGGTGCGGTTGTCGGACCCGCGCTCGGGCTCGCGCTCTACGAACTACTCGACCACCGCATGCGGCCGCTGCTCGTGCTCGCCGTCGTCCCCGCGCTGGCCGCCGTCGCGCTGGTCGCCGCGGTCCGCGAAAACTCCTCCGGCGCAACGAATCGCACAGTCGATGAGCCGGATGATCCGTCGTCCCAACGGTTCTCGACGCGATTGAAGACGCTCATCGCCGTGCTGACGGTCTTCTCCCTGGTGAACTTCCCCGACTCGCTGCTCCTGTTGCGCGCGCACCAACTCGGGCTTTCGGTGGCCGGGGTCATCGGCGCCTACATCGCCTACAACGCCGCATACGCGCTGCTGTCCTACCCGGCCGGCGCGGTATCGGACATGCTGCCGCGGCAATTCGTCTTCGCGGCCGGGTTGGCGTGCTTCGCGGTGGGCTATCTCGGCCTCGGGTTCGCGACCTCGCCGGGATGGGTCTTCGTCGTCCTGCCGATCTACGGCGGATTCGCCGCGGCCACCGACGGGGTCGGCAAGGCCTGGATCGCCGATATCGCGCCTGCCGCAAGGCAATCCACCGCCCAAGGCATCTATCAAGGACTCACAGGCGGCGCCATCCTCGCCGCCGGACTGTGGGCCGGACTCGCCTGGTATGCCGACGGCCGCATCCCCCTGCTGATCTCCGGGGCCACCGCACTCGCACTGGCGGTGGCGCTCGTCCTGGCCGGAGAACGTCTGCATCGGTAA
- the ligD gene encoding non-homologous end-joining DNA ligase, which yields MKGLPRYAPMLATAGVIPGNDSQWNYEVKFDGVRAIGYIDSDLRLMSRNDKNITAAWPELAGLAPSDPPFVVDGEIVTFAADGRSSFEALQPRMHQRNPAAIRALVSSVPATYMIFDLLHIGDRSLIDLPYQQRRELLEQLDLRGPNWQTPARLNGSGAAVLEESRRLGLEGIVCKRVDSPYSPGRRSPLWIKVKNIRDQEVVIVGWRPGAGRRAGQIGSLLMAVHDDTGELTYIGNVGTGFTQAMLADLHAKLKPLQRNTAPVAAPVADAVWVEPTLVGEVTFTEWTGDGRLRHPSWRGLRPDKESRDVKLPE from the coding sequence ATGAAGGGGCTGCCGCGCTATGCGCCGATGCTGGCCACGGCCGGCGTCATACCCGGAAACGACTCGCAATGGAATTACGAAGTGAAATTCGATGGCGTCCGCGCCATCGGCTATATCGATAGCGACCTGCGGTTGATGTCTCGAAACGACAAGAACATCACCGCGGCCTGGCCCGAACTCGCCGGGCTCGCCCCATCGGATCCGCCATTCGTCGTCGACGGTGAAATCGTCACCTTCGCCGCGGATGGGCGGTCCTCGTTCGAGGCGCTACAGCCGCGGATGCATCAACGCAATCCCGCCGCGATCCGCGCACTGGTCAGCAGCGTCCCGGCCACCTATATGATTTTCGATCTGCTCCATATCGGGGATCGCTCGCTGATCGACCTGCCCTACCAGCAGCGACGGGAATTACTCGAACAACTCGACTTGCGCGGCCCGAATTGGCAAACCCCGGCTCGCCTGAACGGATCCGGCGCGGCGGTTCTCGAAGAATCGCGGCGCCTCGGATTGGAGGGAATTGTCTGCAAACGCGTGGACAGCCCTTATTCGCCGGGCCGACGCAGTCCGCTGTGGATCAAGGTGAAGAACATCCGCGATCAGGAGGTCGTGATCGTCGGCTGGCGGCCGGGCGCCGGACGGCGCGCCGGGCAGATCGGCTCACTGCTCATGGCGGTGCACGACGACACCGGTGAACTCACCTACATCGGAAACGTCGGCACCGGCTTCACCCAGGCCATGCTCGCCGACCTACATGCAAAACTCAAACCGCTGCAACGTAATACAGCTCCCGTAGCGGCCCCCGTCGCCGACGCCGTCTGGGTCGAGCCGACCCTCGTCGGCGAGGTGACCTTCACCGAATGGACCGGAGACGGCAGGCTTCGCCATCCCTCGTGGCGAGGATTGCGGCCCGACAAGGAATCTCGCGACGTGAAACTGCCGGAATGA
- a CDS encoding alpha/beta fold hydrolase, translated as MADTTSSVRPDWVDDTLFPFESRFVDIDGHTVHYVDEGSGPTLLLLHGNPTWSFLWRDVIRALRDDFRCVAMDYPGFGLSAAKPGYRYLPEEHADVVTGFVDKLGLEGVTLVGQDWGALIGLAAAERRPSVFDRLVLADTWAWPVNGVLHFEYFSRIFGGPLGRFLAQRLNFIVNVFIPLGHRRRKPTAAEMAHYRRAMDTPERRKASAVFPRQVLISRAFFAELEAGLADLAHLPTLIVWGDADIAFRPQERKRLEATFPKHQTVIVEGAGTYVESDAPEEFVAAIRDWSAKQP; from the coding sequence ATGGCCGATACCACCAGCAGCGTGCGGCCCGATTGGGTCGACGACACCCTGTTCCCGTTCGAGAGCCGCTTCGTCGATATCGACGGGCACACCGTGCACTACGTCGACGAGGGGTCGGGGCCCACACTGCTGCTCCTGCACGGCAACCCGACCTGGTCGTTCCTCTGGCGCGACGTGATTCGCGCACTGCGCGACGACTTCCGTTGCGTCGCAATGGATTACCCTGGCTTCGGGCTGTCGGCGGCGAAACCCGGCTACCGTTATCTGCCCGAGGAGCACGCCGACGTGGTCACCGGATTCGTCGACAAGCTCGGCCTCGAGGGTGTCACGCTGGTCGGGCAGGACTGGGGCGCCCTGATCGGCTTGGCTGCCGCGGAGCGTCGGCCGAGCGTGTTCGATCGGCTGGTGCTCGCCGACACCTGGGCCTGGCCGGTCAATGGTGTCCTACACTTCGAGTACTTCTCTCGCATCTTCGGCGGACCCCTGGGCCGCTTCCTCGCCCAGCGCCTGAACTTCATCGTCAACGTGTTCATCCCCTTGGGTCACCGGCGGCGGAAACCAACGGCAGCCGAGATGGCCCACTACCGCCGGGCTATGGACACCCCCGAGCGGCGCAAGGCCTCCGCCGTATTCCCCCGCCAGGTCCTCATCAGCCGAGCCTTCTTCGCCGAGCTCGAGGCCGGTCTTGCCGACCTCGCCCACCTGCCGACACTGATCGTGTGGGGTGACGCCGACATCGCCTTCCGCCCCCAGGAGCGCAAGCGTCTGGAAGCGACCTTCCCCAAGCACCAGACCGTGATCGTCGAGGGTGCAGGCACTTACGTGGAATCCGACGCGCCAGAGGAGTTCGTCGCCGCGATCCGCGACTGGTCAGCGAAACAGCCCTGA
- a CDS encoding winged helix-turn-helix transcriptional regulator, with product MRSYGQYCGLARSLEVVGDRWNLLIVRQLLIAPARYRDLLDGLPGIATNLLADRLRDLETAGVIERRLAGAGNAVEYALTPWGAELRRPIESLIRWSTPLMLRGPDGDAFRPGWLALAVPALLDTRVAVRPSATVGLEIGGPPFQLRATRSGFEVGPHDGRDLDATVRAEPAYILGLAAGAITLGDARALGLVEIDGDESVVRAVFAA from the coding sequence ATGCGTAGCTACGGCCAGTACTGCGGGCTCGCCCGGTCCCTCGAAGTCGTGGGCGACCGGTGGAACCTGCTCATCGTCCGCCAGCTCCTCATCGCCCCCGCCCGCTACCGGGACCTGCTCGACGGCCTCCCCGGCATCGCGACCAATCTGCTCGCCGACCGGCTCCGCGACCTCGAGACCGCGGGCGTGATCGAGCGGCGACTGGCCGGTGCGGGCAATGCTGTCGAGTACGCCCTCACGCCGTGGGGTGCCGAGCTGCGCCGGCCGATCGAAAGCCTGATCCGCTGGTCCACCCCGCTGATGCTGCGCGGCCCCGACGGCGACGCCTTCCGCCCCGGATGGCTCGCCCTCGCCGTCCCCGCCCTGCTCGACACTCGGGTCGCGGTCCGCCCCTCGGCGACGGTGGGCCTCGAGATCGGCGGCCCACCCTTCCAGCTCCGCGCGACGCGCTCCGGCTTCGAGGTCGGCCCGCACGACGGCCGCGATCTCGACGCCACCGTCCGCGCCGAACCCGCCTACATACTCGGACTCGCCGCGGGCGCCATCACCCTCGGCGACGCCCGCGCCCTCGGACTGGTCGAGATAGACGGCGACGAATCCGTCGTCCGCGCCGTCTTCGCCGCCTGA
- a CDS encoding alpha-amylase family glycosyl hydrolase — translation MGWWRDAVFYQIYPRSFADSDGDGVGDLPGIIGRLAHLKDLGVDAVWLSPCYRSPMVDFGYDISDYRDIDPVFGTLRDFDELLSAAHGMGLRVVLDLVANHTSDRHPWFQESRSARDAPRRDWYVWADPAEDGGPPNNWLSTFPDTGAAWTFDEATGQYYLHSFTRNQPDLNWWNPAVRQAMTEVMRFWLDRGVDGFRFDVPHRLIKDRALQDNPPDVAHLRKATGAPPGRQRHIDRPEVHEVLRALRAVLDDYPDRVAVGEVGVTDSGRLTAYYGDDDELNLLFNFAFWSQPWSANGFRDAVAVVEATTPAHAWPTYALSNHDLPRAAHRYAEDGHGPARARLAAMMLLTLGGTPFLYYGEEIGMTDVPVPAQRAHDPDGRDGCRAPMLWDENRHAGFTLGTPWLPIAADAPAINVAVQRARPDSLLNLYRKLLALRRTHPALTEGAYRVADFGDDRVFAYHRETGDERLLVALNFAATSVTAPMALADARLLCSTHPGSTGSGGLRLGPHEGILVSIG, via the coding sequence ATGGGCTGGTGGCGGGATGCGGTGTTCTATCAGATCTATCCGCGCAGCTTCGCCGATTCGGATGGGGACGGTGTGGGTGATCTGCCCGGAATCATCGGGCGGCTGGCGCATTTGAAGGATTTGGGGGTGGATGCGGTCTGGCTGTCGCCGTGCTATCGGTCGCCGATGGTCGATTTCGGTTATGACATCAGCGATTACCGCGATATCGACCCGGTGTTCGGCACCTTGCGCGATTTCGACGAGTTGTTGTCGGCCGCGCACGGAATGGGGCTGCGGGTGGTGTTGGATCTCGTCGCCAACCACACCTCCGATCGGCACCCGTGGTTCCAGGAATCGCGGTCCGCGCGGGATGCGCCGCGCCGCGATTGGTATGTGTGGGCCGATCCCGCGGAAGATGGTGGGCCGCCGAACAATTGGCTGAGCACGTTTCCGGACACCGGAGCGGCGTGGACATTCGACGAGGCCACCGGCCAGTACTATCTGCATTCGTTCACGCGCAATCAACCCGACCTCAACTGGTGGAATCCCGCTGTGCGGCAGGCGATGACCGAGGTGATGCGGTTCTGGCTGGATCGCGGTGTCGACGGCTTCCGGTTCGACGTCCCGCACCGTTTGATCAAAGACCGTGCGCTGCAAGATAATCCACCCGATGTGGCGCACCTGCGCAAGGCGACCGGCGCACCGCCGGGGCGGCAGCGGCATATCGATCGCCCGGAGGTGCACGAGGTGCTTCGCGCCTTGCGGGCCGTGCTCGACGACTATCCGGACCGGGTGGCAGTCGGCGAGGTGGGCGTCACTGATTCCGGCAGGCTGACCGCCTACTACGGCGACGACGACGAACTGAATCTGCTGTTCAATTTCGCGTTCTGGTCACAACCGTGGTCCGCCAACGGTTTTCGTGACGCGGTCGCGGTCGTGGAGGCCACGACACCAGCGCACGCATGGCCGACCTACGCGCTGTCCAACCATGATCTCCCGCGCGCCGCCCACCGCTACGCCGAAGACGGCCACGGTCCGGCGCGGGCGCGTCTGGCGGCGATGATGCTGCTCACCCTGGGCGGCACGCCATTTCTGTACTACGGCGAGGAGATCGGCATGACCGATGTACCCGTCCCGGCGCAGCGGGCACACGACCCGGACGGCCGCGACGGCTGCCGCGCACCGATGCTGTGGGACGAAAACCGGCACGCCGGATTCACCCTCGGCACACCCTGGCTGCCCATCGCCGCCGACGCGCCTGCCATCAATGTGGCGGTTCAGCGCGCCCGGCCCGATTCCCTGCTCAACCTGTACCGAAAACTGCTGGCGCTGCGTCGAACTCATCCGGCACTGACCGAGGGCGCCTACCGCGTAGCCGATTTCGGTGACGATCGGGTCTTCGCCTATCACCGCGAGACTGGTGACGAGCGCCTGCTGGTCGCACTGAATTTCGCGGCGACCTCGGTGACCGCTCCGATGGCGCTCGCCGATGCTCGCCTGCTCTGCTCCACCCACCCGGGCAGCACCGGATCGGGTGGTCTTCGCCTAGGCCCGCACGAAGGAATCCTCGTATCGATCGGGTGA
- a CDS encoding TetR/AcrR family transcriptional regulator C-terminal domain-containing protein — protein sequence MALDRELIVRTALAQLDEVGLAALSLRRLAKDLEVHPSALYYHFQNKQDLLNEMARELVLSVVGEVGYPGATWDTWLTHLARTQRRAIRSRRDGALLMIRARPDAEYQLDYLDQLFELLAAAGFSREQAGAAFIAVSNYTVGMTLSEQQQETVTGAARNLDRPGVQSIAAASADADTTFETGLRWLIDGMRPA from the coding sequence ATGGCCCTCGACCGTGAACTGATCGTGCGCACCGCCCTGGCTCAGCTCGACGAGGTCGGGTTGGCGGCGCTCTCGCTGCGCCGTCTCGCCAAGGACCTCGAGGTGCATCCGTCGGCGCTGTACTACCACTTCCAGAACAAGCAGGATCTGCTGAACGAGATGGCGCGCGAGCTGGTGCTTTCGGTGGTCGGCGAGGTGGGGTATCCCGGCGCGACGTGGGACACCTGGCTGACTCATCTCGCGCGCACCCAGCGCCGCGCCATCCGCTCCCGCCGCGACGGTGCGCTGCTGATGATCAGGGCGCGGCCGGACGCCGAATATCAGCTGGACTATCTGGACCAGCTCTTCGAACTCCTTGCCGCGGCGGGCTTTTCCCGTGAACAGGCGGGCGCGGCCTTCATCGCCGTCAGCAACTACACCGTCGGCATGACGCTGTCCGAACAGCAGCAGGAAACCGTGACCGGCGCCGCACGCAACCTCGACCGCCCCGGCGTCCAGAGCATCGCCGCCGCGTCCGCGGACGCCGACACCACCTTCGAAACCGGCCTCCGCTGGCTGATCGACGGAATGCGCCCGGCGTAA
- a CDS encoding MarR family transcriptional regulator, whose product MDHTIDVDAFAIAIEQFNRFFIRLPTLETLSFTTLSVLFTLEHSDGPLRLSELKKSEQVTQPAITQLVTRLERDGLVERRPDPTDGRAVLVHITEAGSHIVRSRHADRIRRLQPLVDQLTEQDREALAAALPALTRLAELGRQ is encoded by the coding sequence GTGGATCACACCATCGACGTCGACGCCTTCGCCATCGCGATCGAGCAGTTCAACCGCTTCTTCATCCGGTTGCCCACGCTGGAGACGCTGTCGTTCACCACCCTGTCGGTGCTGTTCACCCTCGAGCATTCCGACGGCCCGCTGCGGCTCAGCGAACTGAAGAAGTCCGAGCAGGTCACCCAACCCGCGATCACCCAGCTCGTCACCCGGCTCGAACGCGACGGCCTGGTCGAACGCCGCCCCGACCCCACCGACGGCCGCGCCGTACTGGTCCACATCACCGAGGCCGGCTCGCATATCGTTCGTTCCCGCCACGCGGACCGCATCCGCAGACTTCAACCCCTCGTCGACCAACTCACCGAGCAGGATCGCGAGGCGCTGGCCGCGGCCCTCCCCGCACTGACCCGCCTGGCCGAACTCGGCCGGCAGTAA
- the gap gene encoding type I glyceraldehyde-3-phosphate dehydrogenase produces the protein MTVRIGINGFGRIGRSVFRAAFARDAELEIVAINDLGSVATMAHLLAYDSVNGRFPAAVTAEPGAIRAGDRLVTVLAERDPAALAWGDLGVDLVIEATGRFTDADRARAHVRGGAKKVIVAAPADGEDVTIVLGVNEHTYDPERHTVVSNASCTTNCLGVLAKVLHDAIGIEYGSMTTAHAYTQDQNLHDGPHGDPRRARAAALNIVPTSSGAAKAIGAVLPELRGRLDASALRVPVPTGSLTDLTVITKRPTTIEEINAAYAAAAAGPYRGLLSYTEAPIVSSDIVGDPASCVFDAGLTRVLGPQAKVVGWYDNEWGYSNRLIDLALLMGSAL, from the coding sequence ATGACTGTTCGGATCGGCATCAACGGCTTCGGGCGCATCGGCCGCAGCGTCTTCCGCGCGGCGTTCGCCAGGGACGCGGAGCTGGAGATCGTCGCGATCAACGACCTCGGTTCCGTCGCGACGATGGCGCACCTGCTGGCCTACGACTCGGTGAACGGCCGCTTCCCGGCGGCGGTCACCGCCGAGCCGGGCGCCATCCGCGCAGGCGACCGCCTGGTCACCGTGCTGGCCGAGCGAGATCCGGCCGCGCTGGCCTGGGGCGATCTCGGCGTCGATCTGGTGATCGAGGCCACCGGCCGCTTCACCGACGCCGATCGGGCCCGCGCACATGTGCGCGGCGGCGCGAAGAAGGTGATCGTCGCGGCGCCCGCCGACGGCGAGGACGTCACGATCGTGCTCGGCGTGAACGAGCACACCTACGATCCGGAGCGGCACACCGTGGTGTCGAACGCCTCGTGCACCACCAATTGCCTTGGCGTACTTGCCAAAGTGCTGCACGACGCGATCGGCATCGAATACGGCTCGATGACCACCGCGCACGCGTACACCCAGGACCAGAACCTGCACGACGGCCCGCACGGCGATCCGCGCCGGGCCAGGGCCGCCGCGCTCAACATCGTGCCGACGTCCAGCGGCGCGGCCAAGGCGATCGGCGCGGTGCTACCGGAACTGCGCGGACGGCTCGACGCGTCGGCGCTGCGGGTGCCGGTGCCGACCGGTTCGCTGACCGACCTGACCGTTATCACCAAGCGCCCCACCACGATCGAGGAGATCAACGCCGCGTACGCGGCCGCGGCGGCGGGTCCGTACCGCGGTCTGCTGTCCTACACCGAGGCGCCGATCGTGAGCAGCGATATCGTTGGCGACCCCGCCTCCTGTGTCTTCGACGCCGGGCTCACCCGGGTGCTCGGACCGCAGGCGAAGGTCGTCGGCTGGTACGACAACGAGTGGGGGTACTCGAATCGGCTGATCGATCTGGCGTTGCTGATGGGATCCGCGCTGTAA
- a CDS encoding FAD-dependent monooxygenase has protein sequence MTVVGAGPVGLILAAELALSGAKVQVLERLTEPDEALKAQAINVPTAEALDRRGLLPAAAAVHRETLARMGPFAGTPDNRFTGHFAGIVLDADLVDWSDPDLAAHTAAAGARMVPQRELVALHTEHVARLGVPVHRGVTVTELEDTGDGVLVGTTAGRIRTGWLVGCDGGHSTVRRLAGIEFPGTDPEFTGYQAVVEIADPEKLANKWVWSSEGAYRYGPQPGRVATVEFDGGPVDRSAPVTLAELQTSLRRISGTDVTLTALRTTPTRWTDNARQAATYRSGRVLLAGDAAHVHPPFSGQGLNLGVGDAMNLGWKLGAVVAGWAPDGLLDTYDAERRPLGAWVLDWTRSQTAVMRGDAKSAALRGILADLLNTGDGATYAVKKISGVDQRVELPGDHPLIGRLVPDLWLRDGSRLVDHGHGGEFLLLDRTPDGAFARLGAAWGERVRRVTDEYATPTGVLVRPDGVVAWACDTTDTTGLEATLHRWAGAPQQRSATSAYSVGSDSMR, from the coding sequence GTGACCGTGGTCGGAGCCGGGCCGGTGGGCCTGATACTCGCCGCTGAGCTGGCGCTCTCCGGCGCGAAAGTGCAGGTGCTCGAGCGCCTGACCGAGCCCGACGAGGCACTGAAGGCACAGGCGATCAACGTGCCGACGGCCGAAGCGCTCGACCGCCGCGGCCTGCTCCCCGCCGCCGCGGCGGTGCACCGGGAAACGCTCGCGCGCATGGGGCCGTTCGCTGGCACGCCCGACAACCGATTCACCGGACATTTCGCGGGAATCGTCCTCGATGCCGACCTCGTCGACTGGTCCGATCCCGACCTCGCCGCACATACCGCGGCCGCCGGGGCGCGAATGGTGCCGCAGCGTGAACTGGTCGCGCTGCACACCGAACACGTTGCGCGACTTGGTGTTCCGGTGCATCGCGGGGTGACGGTCACCGAGCTGGAAGACACCGGCGACGGCGTGCTCGTAGGCACTACCGCGGGCCGGATCCGCACCGGCTGGCTGGTCGGCTGCGACGGCGGGCACAGCACCGTGCGCCGCCTCGCCGGCATCGAATTTCCCGGCACCGACCCCGAATTCACCGGATACCAGGCGGTCGTCGAGATCGCCGACCCGGAAAAGCTTGCGAACAAATGGGTTTGGTCATCCGAAGGCGCCTACCGCTACGGACCGCAGCCCGGCCGGGTGGCCACCGTCGAATTCGACGGCGGTCCGGTCGATCGCTCGGCGCCGGTCACCCTCGCGGAGCTGCAAACCAGCCTGCGCCGGATCTCGGGCACCGACGTCACGCTGACCGCGCTGCGCACCACCCCGACCCGCTGGACCGACAATGCCCGCCAAGCCGCGACCTACCGGTCGGGCCGGGTGCTCTTGGCGGGCGATGCCGCACATGTGCACCCGCCGTTCAGCGGTCAAGGGCTCAACCTGGGGGTCGGCGATGCGATGAACCTGGGTTGGAAGCTCGGCGCCGTGGTCGCCGGATGGGCGCCGGACGGGTTGCTCGACACCTACGACGCCGAACGCCGCCCCCTCGGCGCCTGGGTGCTGGACTGGACACGATCCCAGACCGCGGTAATGCGCGGGGACGCCAAATCGGCCGCGCTGCGCGGGATCTTGGCCGATCTGCTGAACACCGGGGACGGCGCGACCTACGCGGTCAAGAAGATCTCCGGCGTCGACCAGCGCGTCGAGCTGCCCGGCGACCATCCGCTGATCGGGCGGCTCGTCCCCGATCTGTGGCTGCGCGACGGCTCACGCCTCGTCGATCACGGTCACGGCGGCGAATTCCTGCTGCTCGATCGCACTCCGGACGGCGCGTTCGCCCGGCTCGGCGCGGCGTGGGGCGAGCGGGTGCGCCGCGTGACCGACGAATACGCGACGCCGACCGGTGTGCTGGTCCGCCCGGACGGGGTGGTCGCTTGGGCCTGCGACACGACCGATACAACCGGTCTCGAAGCGACTCTTCACCGGTGGGCAGGCGCACCACAGCAGCGGTCCGCGACATCCGCCTATAGTGTCGGCTCGGACTCGATGCGATAG
- a CDS encoding TetR/AcrR family transcriptional regulator, giving the protein MNPRQRRAARHLPPNPEVEAGPRPRRRKAPITVEQVVDTALGVIATEGYEALTMRRLAGALDTGPASLYAHVVDKADLGELLIGRLCAELVLPEPDPAAWRGQIRDVCTQLRDKYLKYPGISRAALAMVPTDLEIVRINEGMLAILLAGGIAPQVAAWTADALLLYVAAYCLEISVVRQRAVHDDTAWVLDRAELIRRFTALPAETFPHTTRYAAELTAGDGHERFDFTIDLMIGGL; this is encoded by the coding sequence GTGAACCCGAGACAGCGGCGCGCGGCGCGCCACCTGCCGCCGAATCCGGAGGTCGAGGCCGGTCCGCGGCCGCGGCGCCGCAAGGCCCCGATCACCGTGGAACAGGTCGTCGACACCGCGCTCGGCGTCATCGCGACGGAGGGCTACGAGGCGCTCACCATGCGCAGGCTGGCCGGCGCGCTCGACACCGGACCCGCCTCGCTGTACGCGCACGTCGTCGACAAGGCCGACCTCGGCGAACTGCTCATCGGGCGGCTGTGCGCCGAACTCGTACTACCCGAACCCGATCCGGCGGCCTGGCGGGGACAGATCCGCGACGTGTGCACCCAGCTGCGCGACAAATACCTGAAATACCCCGGGATTTCGCGCGCCGCGCTCGCAATGGTCCCGACCGATCTCGAGATCGTGCGGATCAACGAGGGAATGCTGGCGATCCTGCTGGCGGGCGGCATCGCCCCGCAGGTCGCCGCGTGGACGGCCGATGCCCTCCTGCTGTACGTGGCCGCGTACTGCCTCGAAATATCGGTCGTGCGTCAGCGCGCCGTGCACGACGACACCGCCTGGGTCCTCGACCGCGCCGAACTGATCCGCAGATTCACCGCGCTGCCCGCCGAAACCTTCCCGCACACAACCCGTTACGCCGCCGAACTCACCGCGGGCGACGGCCACGAACGGTTCGATTTCACCATCGACCTGATGATCGGCGGACTCTAG
- a CDS encoding glyoxalase superfamily protein has product MEPTSRAKSMARALRSALAEHDVTLGHGQCLEIVARQLNARDWNTLSGTANGGFACAAAIPVLRIFDLAKATEFYVDYLGFTVDWVHQYEPDMPHYLQVSRSNTVLHLSEHHGDGSPNTVVWIAVRDVEALRTELHSRPYQFLRPGIEDDGGFRTLAAIDPFGNVLRFAEET; this is encoded by the coding sequence ATGGAACCCACCTCCCGCGCCAAATCCATGGCCCGTGCGCTGCGTTCGGCGCTGGCCGAACACGATGTGACGCTCGGCCACGGCCAGTGCCTGGAGATCGTCGCCCGCCAGCTGAACGCCCGCGACTGGAATACGCTGTCCGGCACCGCGAACGGCGGATTCGCCTGCGCCGCCGCGATTCCGGTGCTGCGCATCTTCGACCTCGCCAAGGCGACCGAATTCTATGTCGACTACCTCGGATTCACCGTCGACTGGGTGCATCAATACGAACCGGATATGCCGCACTACCTTCAGGTTTCGCGGTCGAATACGGTATTGCACCTGTCGGAGCATCACGGCGACGGCAGCCCCAACACCGTCGTCTGGATCGCGGTGCGCGATGTCGAGGCCCTGCGCACCGAATTACATTCGCGCCCATACCAATTCCTGCGCCCCGGCATCGAGGACGACGGTGGATTCCGCACCCTCGCCGCCATCGATCCGTTCGGCAACGTGCTGCGCTTCGCCGAAGAGACCTAG